One part of the Clarias gariepinus isolate MV-2021 ecotype Netherlands chromosome 24, CGAR_prim_01v2, whole genome shotgun sequence genome encodes these proteins:
- the LOC128512040 gene encoding golgin subfamily A member 6-like protein 6 isoform X2 has translation MQMKMSALQTELDQALKSLKNKEQQLEKKDLHEKEEELHVTNEALKILKEHLESNEKTLSERDAVLMATNNKLQHATEQVKEKISQLENMNKLLSEKETQLKNTDEELETSKNKLETLGQELEDKKRQLQEMTIILEQQKTELAEKNKQLEEKERCLTERETRLMERDKQLQEKERLVEEKTKQLQEQTDPEPSAPIRRRNSKDELPPIMEILRLVLLGRTGSGKSAAENTILSREGKNQAATATSTSTSTQQSESTQGEVAGRKVTVVDTPDWFFPELSLEKLRQDVELCVRQSAPGPHAFLLVIPVKQPTGEERGMLEKMEEIFGERCWKNTMIIFSVTDELQKKNIEEFIQSGDQEVQRLLEKCGNRFHCLNIKEHGDGSQVSELLEKIEKMVEGRGEKFYSSEIYLEIVSQIIALETIIQKERKEKRMREEMEVKEKINKDMQNSLRKIEGAIQKHEEDIRQLNDRTTELERKMIEERHEEKKRELEMDLKQEVEKRTKLEEKVKKLKENREKERREVEERHKQEMEKIRKVYEGEDIIETERNLMKIILPELRRNIMASKTMREGVSRDMEKKNRELEIIEQKLSELTSCWNRFIGKERSDSGTGNANVTGD, from the exons ATGCAAATGAAGATGTCTGCTCTACAGACTG aactgGACCAAGCATTAAAATcactgaaaaataaagaacaacagctggaaaaaaaagatctacatgagaaggaggaagaattacatgtgacaaatgaagCGCTGAAGATTCTAAAAGAACATTTGGAGAGCAATGAGAAGACTCTTTCTGAGAGAGACGCAGTGTTAATGGCAACAAATAATAAACTTCAACATGCTACTGAACAAGTTAAAGAGAAAATCTCACAACTGGAGAATATGAACAAACTGTTgagtgagaaagaaacacagcTGAAGAACACAGATGAAGAGCTGGAAACCAGTaaaaacaaactggagacactgggacAGGAGCTGGAGGACAAGAAAAGACAACTACAGGAGATGACAATCATACTGGAGCAACAGAAAACTGAGTTagcggaaaaaaacaaacagcttgaagagaaagagagatgtctaactgagagagagacacggctaatggagagagacaaacagcttcaggagaaagagagacttgTAGAGGAGAAAACAAAGCAGCTGCAGGAACAGACAGATCCAGAACCATCAGCCCCCATcaggagaagaaacagcaaGGACGAGTTACCTCCAATAA tgGAAATTTTGAGGCTGGTGCTGCTGGGGAGGACAGGGTCTGGGAAGAGTGCAGCAGAAAACACCATCCTGAGCAGAGAGGGAAAGAACCAGGCTGCTACAgctacatctacatctacatccACCCAGCAGAGTGAGAGCACACAGGGGGAGGTGGCTGGGAGGAAGGTGACTGTGGTGGACACTCCTGACTGGTTCTTTCCTGAACTCTCTCTGGAGAAGTTGAGACAGGACGTGGAACTTTGTGTTCGTCAGTCTGCTCCAGGACCCCATGCCTTCCTCCTGGTCATACCTGTAAAGCAGCCTacaggagaggagagagggatGCTGGAGAAAATGGAGGAGATTTTTGGGGAGAGATGTTGGAAAAACACAATGATTATATTCAGTGTTACTGATGAACTTCAGAAGAAGAACATTGAGGAGTTTATCCAATCAGGAGACCAGGAGGTCCAGAGACTCTTAGAGAAATGTGGGAACAGGTTTCACTGTCTCAACATTAAGGAGCATGGAGATGGTTCTCAAGTCTCAGAGCTCCTGGAGAAGATAGAGAAGATGGTGGAAGGAAGAGGAGAGAAATTCTACAGCAGTGAGATCTACCTGGAAATAGTATCTCAGATTATAGCATTGGAGACCATCAtccaaaaggaaagaaaagaaaaacggaTGAGAGAGGAGATGGAAGTAAAGGAGAAGATTAATAAGGACATGCAAAATTCTCTGAGAAAAATAGAGGGAGCCATCCAGAAGCATGAAGAAGACATCAGACAACTGAATGATCGAACAACAGAACTGGAGAGAAAGATGATAgaagagagacatgaagagaaaaagagagaacttGAAATGGATCTTAAACAAGAAGTAGAGAAAAGGACTAAATTGGAGGAAAAGGTAAAGAAGCTAAaagaaaatagagaaaaagagaggagagAGGTGGAGGAGAGGCACAAACAGGAGATGGAGAAGATCAGGAAGGTGTATGAAGGAGAGGACATCattgagacagagagaaacctcATGAAAATCATCTTGCCTGAACTTAGGCGAAATATAATGGCCTCAAAAACAATGCGGGAAGGCGTTAGCAGAGACATGGAGAAAAAGAACAGAGAGCTGGAGATTATTGAACAGAAACTTTCAGAGCTCACCAGCTGTTGGAATAGGTTCATTGGAAAAGAGAGAAGTGACTCAGGGACAGGCAATGCAAATGTAACAGGAGATTAA
- the LOC128512040 gene encoding uncharacterized protein LOC128512040 isoform X1, with protein sequence MQMKMSALQTELDQALKSLKNKEQQLEKKDLHEKEEELHVTNEALKILKEHLESNEKTLSERDAVLMATNNKLQHATEQVKEKISQLENMNKLLSEKETQLKNTDEELETSKNKLETLGQELEDKKRQLQEMTIILEQQKTELAEKNKQLEEKERCLTERETRLMERDKQLQEKERLVEEKTKQLQEQTDPEPSAPIRRRNSKDELPPIMSEETQDSAAPIRRENSIEGGRPSLEILRLVLLGRTGSGKSAAENTILSREGKNQAATATSTSTSTQQSESTQGEVAGRKVTVVDTPDWFFPELSLEKLRQDVELCVRQSAPGPHAFLLVIPVKQPTGEERGMLEKMEEIFGERCWKNTMIIFSVTDELQKKNIEEFIQSGDQEVQRLLEKCGNRFHCLNIKEHGDGSQVSELLEKIEKMVEGRGEKFYSSEIYLEIVSQIIALETIIQKERKEKRMREEMEVKEKINKDMQNSLRKIEGAIQKHEEDIRQLNDRTTELERKMIEERHEEKKRELEMDLKQEVEKRTKLEEKVKKLKENREKERREVEERHKQEMEKIRKVYEGEDIIETERNLMKIILPELRRNIMASKTMREGVSRDMEKKNRELEIIEQKLSELTSCWNRFIGKERSDSGTGNANVTGD encoded by the exons ATGCAAATGAAGATGTCTGCTCTACAGACTG aactgGACCAAGCATTAAAATcactgaaaaataaagaacaacagctggaaaaaaaagatctacatgagaaggaggaagaattacatgtgacaaatgaagCGCTGAAGATTCTAAAAGAACATTTGGAGAGCAATGAGAAGACTCTTTCTGAGAGAGACGCAGTGTTAATGGCAACAAATAATAAACTTCAACATGCTACTGAACAAGTTAAAGAGAAAATCTCACAACTGGAGAATATGAACAAACTGTTgagtgagaaagaaacacagcTGAAGAACACAGATGAAGAGCTGGAAACCAGTaaaaacaaactggagacactgggacAGGAGCTGGAGGACAAGAAAAGACAACTACAGGAGATGACAATCATACTGGAGCAACAGAAAACTGAGTTagcggaaaaaaacaaacagcttgaagagaaagagagatgtctaactgagagagagacacggctaatggagagagacaaacagcttcaggagaaagagagacttgTAGAGGAGAAAACAAAGCAGCTGCAGGAACAGACAGATCCAGAACCATCAGCCCCCATcaggagaagaaacagcaaGGACGAGTTACCTCCAATAA TGAGTGAAGAGACTCAGGACTCAGCAGCACCAATCAGGAGAGAAAACAGTATAGAGGGAGGTCGTCCATCat tgGAAATTTTGAGGCTGGTGCTGCTGGGGAGGACAGGGTCTGGGAAGAGTGCAGCAGAAAACACCATCCTGAGCAGAGAGGGAAAGAACCAGGCTGCTACAgctacatctacatctacatccACCCAGCAGAGTGAGAGCACACAGGGGGAGGTGGCTGGGAGGAAGGTGACTGTGGTGGACACTCCTGACTGGTTCTTTCCTGAACTCTCTCTGGAGAAGTTGAGACAGGACGTGGAACTTTGTGTTCGTCAGTCTGCTCCAGGACCCCATGCCTTCCTCCTGGTCATACCTGTAAAGCAGCCTacaggagaggagagagggatGCTGGAGAAAATGGAGGAGATTTTTGGGGAGAGATGTTGGAAAAACACAATGATTATATTCAGTGTTACTGATGAACTTCAGAAGAAGAACATTGAGGAGTTTATCCAATCAGGAGACCAGGAGGTCCAGAGACTCTTAGAGAAATGTGGGAACAGGTTTCACTGTCTCAACATTAAGGAGCATGGAGATGGTTCTCAAGTCTCAGAGCTCCTGGAGAAGATAGAGAAGATGGTGGAAGGAAGAGGAGAGAAATTCTACAGCAGTGAGATCTACCTGGAAATAGTATCTCAGATTATAGCATTGGAGACCATCAtccaaaaggaaagaaaagaaaaacggaTGAGAGAGGAGATGGAAGTAAAGGAGAAGATTAATAAGGACATGCAAAATTCTCTGAGAAAAATAGAGGGAGCCATCCAGAAGCATGAAGAAGACATCAGACAACTGAATGATCGAACAACAGAACTGGAGAGAAAGATGATAgaagagagacatgaagagaaaaagagagaacttGAAATGGATCTTAAACAAGAAGTAGAGAAAAGGACTAAATTGGAGGAAAAGGTAAAGAAGCTAAaagaaaatagagaaaaagagaggagagAGGTGGAGGAGAGGCACAAACAGGAGATGGAGAAGATCAGGAAGGTGTATGAAGGAGAGGACATCattgagacagagagaaacctcATGAAAATCATCTTGCCTGAACTTAGGCGAAATATAATGGCCTCAAAAACAATGCGGGAAGGCGTTAGCAGAGACATGGAGAAAAAGAACAGAGAGCTGGAGATTATTGAACAGAAACTTTCAGAGCTCACCAGCTGTTGGAATAGGTTCATTGGAAAAGAGAGAAGTGACTCAGGGACAGGCAATGCAAATGTAACAGGAGATTAA
- the LOC128512044 gene encoding GTPase IMAP family member 8-like, translated as MKKSALQTELDQASKSLEHKDQQLDNRDLHERQQLKLKLEEKDNRLVEKEKELNEKNEELKILKERLETNEKTLSERDAVLMETNNKLQHATEQVKEKISQLENMNKLLSEKETQIKNTDKELETSKNKLETLGHELQDTKRQLQEMMIVLEQKKTELAEKNKQLEETERLVEEKTKQLQEQTSSAPFRRRNSKDLIHPIMGEESSSPHSPVSVPEPELRLVLLGRTGSGKSAAGNTILSREERNQAAASTATSTSTQQSESTQGEVAGRKVTVVDTPDWFSPGLPLEKLRQDVGRCVHLSAPGPHAFLLVIPVKQSTGEERGMLEKMEEIFSERCWSNTMIILSVTDELQKKNIEEFIQSGDQEVQRLVEKCGNRFHCLNIKERGDGSQVSELLEKIEKMVEGNREKFYSSEIYLETESQIGAMQTKIQKEREEKRMTEEMKVKEKINKEVQNSLEIIEGEIQEHEGKIRQLNDRTTELEIKMKEARHEEKKRELERELKQEVERRIEMEEKVKKLKEKRKRERRDVEERHQHELDHIRKVYEGMAMLETERNIRKILQRSNLATKLKQKKFRRDMEEKNRELETIDEKFSELSDCLTRFMAKVRSESEVEKAD; from the exons atgaaaaaatctgCTCTACagactg aACTGGACCAAGCATCAAAATCACTGGAACATAAAGACCAACAGCTGGACAACAGAGATCTACATGAAAGACAACAACTGAAATTGAAGCTGGAGGAAAAGGACAACAGACTTgtggagaaggagaaagaattaaatgagaaaaatgaaGAGCTGAAGATTCTAAAAGAACGTTTAGAGACTAATGAGAAGACTCTTTCTGAGAGAGACGCAGTGTTAAtggaaacaaataataaacttcAACATGCTACTGAACAAGTTAAAGAGAAAATCTCACAACTGGAGAATATGAACAAACTGCTgagtgagaaagaaacacagatAAAGAACACAGATAAAGAGCTGGAAACCAGTaaaaacaaactggagacactgggacATGAGCTACAGGACACAAAGAGACAACTACAGGAGATGATGATCGTACTGGAGCAAAAGAAAACTGAgttagcagaaaaaaacaaacagcttgaagagacagagagacttgTGGAGGAGAAAACAAAACAGCTGCAGGAACAGACATCATCAGCCCCATTcaggagaagaaacagcaaGGACTTAATACACCCAATAA TGGGTGAAGAATCGTCTAGTCCACATTCTCCAGTGTCGGTTCCTGAACCAGAACTGAGGCTGGTGCTGCTGGGGAGGACGGGGTCTGGGAAGAGTGCAGCAGGGAACACCATCCTGAGCAGAGAGGAGAGGAACCAGGCTGCTGCATCTACAGCTACATCTACATCCACCCAGCAGAGTGAGAGCACACAGGGGGAGGTGGCTGGGAGGAAGGTGACTGTGGTGGACACTCCTGACTGGTTCTCTCCTGGACTCCCTCTGGAGAAGCTGAGACAGGACGTGGGACGCTGTGTCCATCTGTCTGCTCCAGGACCCCACGCCTTCCTCCTGGTCATACCTGTAAAGCAGTCTACAGGGGAGGAGAGAGGGATGCTGGAGAAAATGGAGGAGATTTTTAGTGAGAGATGCTGGAGTAACACCATGATCATACTCAGTGTTACTGATGAACTTCAGAAGAAGAACATTGAGGAGTTTATTCAATCAGGAGACCAGGAGGTCCAGAGACTTGTAGAGAAATGTGGGAACAGGTTTCACTGTCTTAATATTAAGGAGAGAGGAGATGGTTCTCAGGTCTCAGAGTTGCTAGAGAAGATAGAGAAGATGGTGGAAGGAAACAGAGAGAAATTCTACAGCAGTGAGATCTACCTGGAGACAGAATCTCAGATTGGAGCAATGCAGACTAAGATCCAGaaggaaagagaagagaaacGAATGACAGAGGAGATGAAAGTaaaggagaaaataaataaggaGGTGCAGAATTCTCTGGAAATAATAGAGGGAGAGATCCAGGAGCATGAAGGAAAAATTAGACAATTGAATGACCGAACAACTGAACTGGAGATAAAGATGAAAGAAGCGAGacatgaagagaaaaagagagaactaGAAAGGGAGCTGAAACAAGAGGTGGAGCGTAGGATTGAAATGGAAGAAAAGGTGAAGAAactgaaagaaaagagaaagagggagagaagagATGTGGAGGAGAGGCACCAACACGAGTTGGACCATATTAGGAAGGTGTATGAAGGAATGGCTATGctggagacagagagaaacatcaGGAAGATACTCCAGAGAAGTAATTTGGCCACAAAATTGAAACAGAAAAAGTTCAGGAGAGACATGGAAGAGAAGAACAGAGAGCTGGAGACTATTGACGAGAAGTTTTCAGAGCTCTCAGACTGCTTGACGAGGTTTATGGCAAAAGTGCGAAGTGAATCAGAGGTAGAGAAAGCAGATTAA